In Cystobacter fuscus DSM 2262, the genomic stretch TCACTCTGGGAAATCTCCATGCCGATGAGCTCCGGGGTGGGGACCAGGTTCTCGTCGGAGATGCCGGCCTCGGCCGCGAGCGACACGGGCACCAGCGGCTGGAGCTTCACGTCGAAGGCCTCCTCGATGGCCAGGAGGATCTCCTCCACCGTCTTGCGGGAGGAGGCCCAGAGCTGCACCTGGTTCGTCTTCAGGTTCCAGCTCACGTCGTGCACCTTGGTGAAGGGCACGGCGCGCTGGCGCAGCATGTGCTTGATGGAGGCGCGGTTCTCGCTCTTCTCGCCGCGGGTGGGCGCCCGGCCGTTCTCCTTCTCGAAGGCCTTCTCCCACTTGCTCAGCTCCGCCTTGAGCACCGGCGCGGGCACCTTCACGGTGTCCACGCGGTAGCCGAACAGCGCGTACTCTCCATAGAGCACGCTGCCCGTGGAGAAGTCCGTGCCATCGGAGTTCTCCAACTCCACGAAGCCCGCGGCGCGCTCGTCCTCGGTCTTCTTCAAGTCGATGGGCTCGAAGTGCCCGGACTTCAGGCCCTTGGACAGCCAGCGTTTCGTGTCGGATGGGGCGTCTCCGGCCGGTGCGGACCGGAAGCGCGAGAAGGTGACTGCTCCACTCAGGACAGGCATGAGGGGGGGCAACTTGGACAAGCCGGGGTCCGCCGTCAAGCCACGCGGCGTATGGCCCTCCCGGCTGTCCAAACGCGGACGTGGCTGGTAGAGGAAGCCTGATGAACGACCTGCCCTTCGACGTCTCGCCCACCTTGTTGATCGCCCTGCCGGGGTTGCGGCTCTACGCGTTGTGTGCCGTGCTGCTCGTCATCAAGATGATCGCCGTGGGCATCTACACCGGAGTGGTGCGCTCGCGGCTCAAGGTGGCCACCAATCCCGAGGACGCGGCCCGCTTTGGCGCCCAGCTCGCCGACACGGAGCCCCCCGAGGTGGCTCGCGTGCTCCGGGCCCACCGTAACGATCTGGAGAACATCCCCGCCTTCCTCATCCTCGGCCTCGTGGCGGTGTTGCTGGGCGCTCCGTCGCTCGCCCTGAAGGTGGCCCTCATCGTCTTCACCGCCGCGCGCGTGGGACACTCCATCGCCTACCTCCGCTCCATGCAGCCCTGGCGCTCGATCAGCTTCGGCTTCGGCATGCTGTCCATGCTCACGGTGATGGTGCTCATCCTCATTCGCGTCTTCGCCTGAGCCCCCCAGCCCCCCCGAGGAGTTGCCCTTCATGCGCCCCATGCTCGACAGCCTGCCGGTCCTCTACCGGGATCTGCTTCCGGACTTCTTCCAGAAGGGAGTCCCCGTGGAGACCAAGGCCACGTGTGACTCGTGCGCCATGTGTCCCTCCTCGGCCTCGGGCACGGTGGAGTCCGTGGACGGAGTGAGCCGCCTGTTCCGGCCGGACACCAAGTGCTGCACCTACTACCCCCGCCTGCCCAACTTCCTCGTCGGGG encodes the following:
- the rdgC gene encoding recombination-associated protein RdgC produces the protein MPVLSGAVTFSRFRSAPAGDAPSDTKRWLSKGLKSGHFEPIDLKKTEDERAAGFVELENSDGTDFSTGSVLYGEYALFGYRVDTVKVPAPVLKAELSKWEKAFEKENGRAPTRGEKSENRASIKHMLRQRAVPFTKVHDVSWNLKTNQVQLWASSRKTVEEILLAIEEAFDVKLQPLVPVSLAAEAGISDENLVPTPELIGMEISQSEIESSEVSHGDA
- a CDS encoding MAPEG family protein; the protein is MNDLPFDVSPTLLIALPGLRLYALCAVLLVIKMIAVGIYTGVVRSRLKVATNPEDAARFGAQLADTEPPEVARVLRAHRNDLENIPAFLILGLVAVLLGAPSLALKVALIVFTAARVGHSIAYLRSMQPWRSISFGFGMLSMLTVMVLILIRVFA